The following DNA comes from Cellulomonas soli.
GGCGGTCCTGGCGAGTGAGCGCGGCGCGGCGCTGACCGCCTACGCGTACCTGCTCACCGGCGACCTGCGGGACGCCGAGGACCTCGTGCAGGACGCTTTGGTCAAGACGTTCGTCCGCGGGCGGAGCCTTGAGATCTCGTCGGTCGAGGGATACGTGCGGACGGCGATTCTGACGACCTGGATCGACACGTACCGCCGGCGCCGGCAGTGGCTGCGGGTGCGGCACCTGATGGTCCGCGGTGAGCGCCAGGAGGGACCGGCCGACGAGGTGGGTGCGCGCAACGACGTGCGCGCAGCGCTCCACCTGCTGGCACCCCAGCAGCGCGCGTGCGTGGTGCTGCGCTACTACGACGACCTCACGGTCGCAGAGATCGCGGACCGGATGGGGCTCGCCGACGGGACGGTCAAGCGGTACCTGAGCCTGGCCGTCGGGCGGCTCGAGACCCTGCTCGGACCGCTCGCCCCACCACTCGCCGACAGGACCGTCCTCGTGAACGGGGGAGACGAGCGATGAGCATGGACCTCGGCAAGGAGCTGCGGGACCTCGCGGCGGACGCGGCTGCCGCCGCTCGACCAGTCGACGTGGACCGCACGCGCTCAAGGATGCACCGGCGTCGGACCCAGGTGGTCGTCGCCCGTTCCGTCGGCAGCCTGGTGGCGGTCGGCGCGCTCGTGACGGGAGTGGTGCTGATGGACCGTCGCGCCCCGGCCGAGGTGCCACCCGTCGCGCCCGTCGCCTCGCCCACCCCGACGACCAGCTTCACGTCCGGCGGCGAGCTCTGCGGCACGCCCTACGCGCTGCACGAGACCGACGCCCGAGGCGTCGAGGTCCGGGGCGCGGTCGTCGTCGGCACGCTGCAGCGGGAGACCGCCGCGTTCGAGACGGGTACGGGTTCCCGCGACACGCTGTCCGTCGACGTGGGCACGACCGCGGACGTGCCCACAGGCCCCTCGGACGGCCTCGACCCCTCCGGGGTCACGACGGTGCTCGTCGACCCCGACGGCACGGTGGCCTTCTGGAACGATCCCGCCCGCCTGCTGCAGGTCACGGCCACGGACGGGAGCGGGGGCATCGCGCCTGACGGGCTCTACGACGCGGTGGACTGCCGGACCGGAAGCCCCCTGACGGGCACGTACCGCACCTACGCCACGACGACCACGGACGGCACGGACGGCGAGACGGTCGAGCTCGCGCCGGTGAGCTTCGAGCTGGGAGGCGGCACGCTGGCCGGCCAGTGGCCCGACCGGGTGCCCGCGTGCGGCCGGCCCGCGCCGGCCGATCTGCTCGCCGGGCGCTCGGACGCCGACCTCGACGTCACGCTCGACCCGTCCGTCGACCTGGACGAGCTCCAGGGTGGCGTGCACGCGGACGCGACCCTGACGGCGACCGGCACCGGGCGCCTGATGGGACGCGTGCCGCAGACCCTGCACGCCCTGCTCGTCGACGCCGACGGCACCGTCGTGAGCCAGCTGTATGACCCGACCCGGGAGGAGTTCGACTCGGGCGCGACCTTCGACGTCGGCCCGGGCGAGTCGTTCCCCGGCGAGGTCTACCAGTGGTTCGCCTCCTGCACCGCCGCCGCCGGCTACGGGGACGTCCGTCCCGGCACCTACGACCTGTACGTCTACGCGGTGATGCTCGCCTCCGCCGGCCCGGACCTCTCCCCGGCGCCCACGCTCGCGGTGGGCGGACCGTTCGCGGTCACGATCCGAGGCAGCTGAGAAGCAGCTGAGGGGCGGGACCAACCGGCGAGGCTCGCCGTGCTCGTCGACGGGCGACTCCCCGAGCAGGCCGGTCTCGATCTCGACGTCCTCAAGCTCGGCGCCGGGCGCCGGGTGCCGGGTCGGGCGCGGCGCCGCCTCTGCCTGCTCAGGCGAGAGTCTTCAGCGCGTCGACCGCTCGAGCGTCGATCAGCGCAGCAACCGGATCGACGTCGATGCCCAGGGCTGCGCATCCCGGCAGGACGTCGCGGACCTGCGTGGCCACCGCGGCGATGGTCTCGGTGACCTGCACCGTGCTCAGGCGCCAGGTGCTCGCCTCGGCGGCCAGGTGCGTGGCCGTGAGGTGGCGCAGGCGTCCTTGCCCGGCCAGGTTGTGCCCGAAGTGCTGCAGGACGCTGTTCAGCAGGTACAGGGGGGCGGCGTCGTAGAGCGGGGCCATCGAGTAGGTGGCGGTGTCGCTGATGGTCAGGGAGTAGTTCTTCGAGTGGGCGTCACCGTTGCCGATCAGCAGGTTGAACGCCACCTGGCTCAGCAGGTCGCGGGCGAACGCCGTGGGGGAGATCGCCTCTGCGCCGGCCGCAAGGGCGACGGTGGCGAGGCGGTGCTCGTCGACGCTCGTCTCGTACTTGTCGCGGGTGGCGATCGCGAGCGCCTGCGTGAGGTCCTCCTGGTGGGTGCGCCGACCCTCGTGCCGGTCGAAGCGCTCCACGACGAGGGCGAGGCGTCCGTCGAAGTCCGTCAGCTCGGCGTGGGCGGCAGGCAGACCGGCCGTTCGAGCCAGGCGCAGGGTCCACTCCTCCCATCGGATCAGGTCGGGCACGGCGACGTCGGTGGTGGGTTCGGGCTTGATGATGTGCGTCGAGATCGCTCCGTCGGCCGGCCACGCCCAGCCGGTGTCGGTGCGCGCCAGGAGCACCTTGGCCTGGACGCCGCCCAGGGAAGCGCTGACGACCTGCCCCGGCGGTGGGTCCAGGGTCGGCAGCTGGGCCACGATCCGACGCGCCTCGTCGTCGCTGAGGGCGATCAGGTGGCCGGGCGCGGGCGGCTCTGCCTCGGCCGTGAACTGGATGGCGCCGGCGCACTCTCGTCCCAGGTGGGCGAGCAGACCGAAGGTGTGCCCGGGTCGCAGGTGGTGCTCGCGCTCGAGGGCGCCTCGTACGGCGCCCTCCGGCAGGAGGTTGTCCATGAACCGCTCGAGCCGGTCGCCCTGGACGCGCTTGTCCGTCAGGGGAAGCGACAACGACAGGGGTCGCGCGCCGAGGCCGTAGGTGTCGAGGGCCTCCGCGGCGTACCGCAGGCGCAGGTGACCGTTGCGGAGCTCGTCGAGCTGACCCAGCAGCTGCCCTCGGAGCCAGACGTGCAGAGTCCCGGTCACTGAGGACTCACCGTGAGGCGGGCGCCGCGGGGAATGAGGACGAGCTCGTACCCGCAGGCGGTGAGTGCGTCGAGCAGGGTGTCGGTGGCGACGGGCATGCCGCGTTCCATCCGGGAGATGGTCGGGCGCGATGACGTGATGTCGAGGGCGAGCTCGGTCTGGGTCTTGCCGGCGTCCGTCCGCATGGCCTGGACGGCCTCGGCCAGGGCCGTGATGCTGCGGGCGCGGTAGAACGGGCGGCGCGTCGGTTCTGAGTCATCGACCGTCTCAACCATCGGTGAATCATATCAGATTCATGGCGCTCCGCAGCCCGCATGACTCGAATGTGATTCACAGACCGATGGTGTGGCCGGCGTCAGCTCTCCGGGCGCCCCGCTCGCCAGTAGCCCATGAACGCGACGGACCTGCGGTCGACCCCGCACCCGGCGACCAGGTGCCGCCGCAGCGTCTTGATGACCCCGGCCTCGCCGGCGAGCCAGGCGTAGAGGGCGGTCGAGGAGCGCAGAGGCGCGCCGTGCTCGTCGACGGGCGTCTCCCACAGCAGGCCGGTCTCGATGTCGACGTCCTCGAGCTCGACCTCGGGCGCGGGTGCCTGGCCGGGCAGCAGCCGGGCGGCGGCCTGCACGGCGGGGACGAGCAGGTCGCCGTGCGGGCGGCCGTCGCGGCCGTACCAGCGGACGGTCACCCCGGCGGGGGCGGCCAGGTCGATGTGGTCGTCGCCGTGCGGCATCTCGATGAGGGCCTCGCCGCGCGCGTCGGCGGGGAGGCGTTCGAGGATGCCGGCGATGGCGGGCAGGGCGGTCTCGTCGCCGGCGATGAGGAGGCGGTCGGCGTGCGCGGGCGGGACGAAGTCGACGCCGCCGTGCGGACCGTCGGCCTCGGCGTTGGGGCCGAGGATGACGAGCTCGTCGCCGGGCACGGCCTGGCCGGCCCAGCGGGAGGCGGGGCCGGTGTCGCCGTGCAGGACGACGTCGACGTCGAGTTCGCGCACCTCGGGCCGGACCCCGCGGGCGGTGTAGGTGCGGATGGGGTGGCGGCGGTCGTCGGGCAGGACGCGGTAGCGGCCGTACCAGTCGTTGTCGGCGCCGAGCTCGATGAGCTCGTCGTAGGCGAGGCCGGCGAGCGGCAGGAAGAACTTGATGCGCTGGTCGAACCCGTTGTCGGCGAACTGGTGCAGGTCGTCGCCGGTGAACGTCAGGCGCCGCACGCTGGGGCACAGCTGTTCGGTGCGGGCCAGTCGCACGGAGAACATGCGGAACGGCAGCACAGTGGGGGCGGTGGCTGAGGCCTCGGCCTGCTCGGCGATCGTCGACACGGAGGTCAGGTTAGCCATACCTCACCGAGCATGGCCAGATCAGATGCCGGAGGACCCGAACGTCAGACCGAGCAGGTACGTCGCCGCGGCCGCGCCGTAACCGATCGCGAGCTGGCGCAGCGCCCGCTTGAACGGCGACGTGCCCGACAGCAGCCCGACCGTCGCACCCGTCAGGAGCAGCGCGATCCCGACCAGACCCGCCGACCACACGACCGCCACCAACCCCTCCGCGCCGAACAGGTAGGGCAGCACCGGGATCGCCGCACCCGAGGCGAAGAAGCAGAAGCTGGTCACCGCCGCACCCAGGGCCGTGCCGATCGTCTCGTGCTCGTCGACCTCCTCGACGTCCTGCGGGTCGACGCCTTCGGGCAGCTCGACGGGCAGGCCGCCCGTGCCCAGGTCACGTGGGTGCTCGTCCCCGCCGAGCACCAGGACGGCACGGGCCTGCGCGTCCTCGGCGGACATCCCTCGCGCCCGGTAGACCAGGGCGAGCTCGTTCGCGTCGACGTCGAGGAACGGCAGTGCCCGGTGCGCGTGCGGGCCAGGCCGGGAGGCCTCGAGCAGCTCGCGCTGCGAACGCACCGACACGTACTCGCCGGCCCCCATCGACAACGCCCCCGCGAGCAGGCCCGCCAGGCCCGTCAGCAGCACCGTGGCAGTCGACGCACCGGCCGCACCGATGCCCAGGACCAGCGCCAGGTTGGACACCAGGCCGTCGTTCGCGCCGAACACCGCCGCACGGAACGTGCCGGACATCCGGTTGCGGCCACGGATGGCCAGGCCGCGCACGACCTCCTCGTGGATCCGCTCGTCGGCGGCCATCGTGGGCGTCGCGTCGGCCTCGTCGTCGTAGGCCGCGCGCCCCTCCGCGCGCTGGGCGAGCGCGAGCACGAAGACCGAGCCGAACCGGCGCGCCAACCAGCCGAGCGTGCGGGTGCGGACGTCACCGGGCAGCGGCTTGCCGACGTCGTCGCCCAGCAGCGCGAGCCAGTGCTGCTCGTGCCGACCCTCGGCCTCCGCGAGCGCGAGCAGGATCGCCCGCTCCTCGCCGGTGCGACGGGAGGCCAGGTCGCGGTAGGCGGCAGCCTCGGCGCGCTCGTCCGCCAGGTAGCGCCGCCAACGGCGGATCTGGGCGTTCGTGGGCGCGGGTCGGTCAGCCGAGAGGGGGGGCATGGGAGCCATCGTGGCATCCGGACAGGGGCCGACGGGAGCCGCCGAGCCCTGTTCGGATGCCCGAATCGGGGCTTCCGGGATGCCGTCGCCGCGCACCCCGGAAGCCCGTCACGGCTGTTGCTGCCTCGCGGGCGCGGGTCAGAGCAGGGCGCGCAGGCCCTCGACGAGCGGGGTCGTCGGGCGGCCGATGAGGTCGCGCAGGTCCGCGGTCGCGTCCGCGAGCCCGCCCTCGGCGATGCCGGCGTCGAGCGCGACGAGGAACCCGGCGGTGCCCTCGTCCAGACCGGCCGCGAGCAGGGCGGCCAGGTGCTCCTCGGACGTGACGTCCCGGTGCACGACCTCGCGGCCCAGCACCTGGGAGGCGGCGGCGGCGAACTCGTCGAACGTCCAGGCGACGTCGCCGCTGAGCTCGTAGACGCGTCCCTCGTGGCCCGTGCCCGTGAGCAGCGCGGCCAGACCGGCGGCGTAGTCGGAGCGGTCGGCGCTCGCCACCCGACCGCCGTGCGTGCTGGTCAGGACGACCCCCGTGGCCGCCGCCTGGGCGAGCGTGCCGTCGTAGTTCTCCGTGTACCAGTTGTTCCGCGCGAGGGTCCAGGCCAGGCCGGACGCCCGCAGCGCCTCCTCGGTGGCCTTGTGCTCAGGGGCCACCGCGAGCGAGGTCGTGTCCGCGTGCGGGGCGGAGGTGTAGACGACCCGCTGCACGCCCGCGGCCTTGGCCGCCTCGATCGCCGCGACGTGCTGCGGGACGCGTCGACCGACCTCCGAGCCGGAGACGAGCAGCAGCACCTCGGCGCCCGCGAACGCCGCCTCGAGCGTCGCGGGGGCGTCGAGGTCGGCGACGGCGACCTGCACCCCGCGGGCGGCGAGATCGTCGAGACGCTCGACCCGGCGGCCGGTGGCGACGACGTCCGCAGCGGGGACGCCCGCGGCCAGCAGGTGGTCGACGACGAGCCGGCCGAGGTGCCCGGTGGCACCGGTGACGACGAGAGACATGGAGCTCCTCCTCAGACAGACGACCGACGGAGGGCCGGCCACCCTCACCAACCGGCGGGGCCCGGTCCTGCTTCCCGCGACCCCGCCCCGGACCTCGATCCGGGTCCCGATCCGGGTCCTGGATATACCGAACGCTCAGCAGACGCCCAGGAACACCGCGTACCGTTGCCCGCGTCCGCCGCCCGTCGAGGTGGCTCCCCGACGACGGAGGAACTCGTGCGCCGCACGTACGCCGCCCCGCTGGCAGCTGCCGGCCTCGCCCTGACGCTGCTGCTGTCCGCCTGCGGAGGCAG
Coding sequences within:
- a CDS encoding sigma-70 family RNA polymerase sigma factor translates to MDGQRQRSDDVMAVLASERGAALTAYAYLLTGDLRDAEDLVQDALVKTFVRGRSLEISSVEGYVRTAILTTWIDTYRRRRQWLRVRHLMVRGERQEGPADEVGARNDVRAALHLLAPQQRACVVLRYYDDLTVAEIADRMGLADGTVKRYLSLAVGRLETLLGPLAPPLADRTVLVNGGDER
- a CDS encoding type II toxin-antitoxin system HipA family toxin: MTGTLHVWLRGQLLGQLDELRNGHLRLRYAAEALDTYGLGARPLSLSLPLTDKRVQGDRLERFMDNLLPEGAVRGALEREHHLRPGHTFGLLAHLGRECAGAIQFTAEAEPPAPGHLIALSDDEARRIVAQLPTLDPPPGQVVSASLGGVQAKVLLARTDTGWAWPADGAISTHIIKPEPTTDVAVPDLIRWEEWTLRLARTAGLPAAHAELTDFDGRLALVVERFDRHEGRRTHQEDLTQALAIATRDKYETSVDEHRLATVALAAGAEAISPTAFARDLLSQVAFNLLIGNGDAHSKNYSLTISDTATYSMAPLYDAAPLYLLNSVLQHFGHNLAGQGRLRHLTATHLAAEASTWRLSTVQVTETIAAVATQVRDVLPGCAALGIDVDPVAALIDARAVDALKTLA
- a CDS encoding helix-turn-helix domain-containing protein gives rise to the protein MVETVDDSEPTRRPFYRARSITALAEAVQAMRTDAGKTQTELALDITSSRPTISRMERGMPVATDTLLDALTACGYELVLIPRGARLTVSPQ
- a CDS encoding siderophore-interacting protein, which produces MSTIAEQAEASATAPTVLPFRMFSVRLARTEQLCPSVRRLTFTGDDLHQFADNGFDQRIKFFLPLAGLAYDELIELGADNDWYGRYRVLPDDRRHPIRTYTARGVRPEVRELDVDVVLHGDTGPASRWAGQAVPGDELVILGPNAEADGPHGGVDFVPPAHADRLLIAGDETALPAIAGILERLPADARGEALIEMPHGDDHIDLAAPAGVTVRWYGRDGRPHGDLLVPAVQAAARLLPGQAPAPEVELEDVDIETGLLWETPVDEHGAPLRSSTALYAWLAGEAGVIKTLRRHLVAGCGVDRRSVAFMGYWRAGRPES
- a CDS encoding VIT1/CCC1 transporter family protein, giving the protein MAPMPPLSADRPAPTNAQIRRWRRYLADERAEAAAYRDLASRRTGEERAILLALAEAEGRHEQHWLALLGDDVGKPLPGDVRTRTLGWLARRFGSVFVLALAQRAEGRAAYDDEADATPTMAADERIHEEVVRGLAIRGRNRMSGTFRAAVFGANDGLVSNLALVLGIGAAGASTATVLLTGLAGLLAGALSMGAGEYVSVRSQRELLEASRPGPHAHRALPFLDVDANELALVYRARGMSAEDAQARAVLVLGGDEHPRDLGTGGLPVELPEGVDPQDVEEVDEHETIGTALGAAVTSFCFFASGAAIPVLPYLFGAEGLVAVVWSAGLVGIALLLTGATVGLLSGTSPFKRALRQLAIGYGAAAATYLLGLTFGSSGI
- a CDS encoding SDR family oxidoreductase, encoding MSLVVTGATGHLGRLVVDHLLAAGVPAADVVATGRRVERLDDLAARGVQVAVADLDAPATLEAAFAGAEVLLLVSGSEVGRRVPQHVAAIEAAKAAGVQRVVYTSAPHADTTSLAVAPEHKATEEALRASGLAWTLARNNWYTENYDGTLAQAAATGVVLTSTHGGRVASADRSDYAAGLAALLTGTGHEGRVYELSGDVAWTFDEFAAAASQVLGREVVHRDVTSEEHLAALLAAGLDEGTAGFLVALDAGIAEGGLADATADLRDLIGRPTTPLVEGLRALL